A genomic stretch from Bos mutus isolate GX-2022 chromosome 4, NWIPB_WYAK_1.1, whole genome shotgun sequence includes:
- the H2BK1 gene encoding histone H2B type 2-K1: MSAEHGQLQQSGGRRGRSPGDKKSRRRSRRKETYSMYIYKVLKQVHPDIGISSKAMSIMNSFVNDLFERLAGEAARLAQYSGRTTLTSREVQTAVRLLLPGELAKHAVSEGTKAVTKYTSSK; encoded by the exons ATGAGCGCTGAGCACGGACAGCTGCAGCAGTCTGGGGGCCGGCGCGGCCGGAGTCCTGGGGACAAGAAGTCCAGAAGGCGCAGCCGGCGCAAAGAAACCTACTCCATGTACATCTATAAGGTGCTGAAGCAG GTGCACCCCGACATCGGCATCTCCTCCAAGGCCATGAGCATCATGAACTCGTTCGTGAACGATCTGTTTGAGCGGCTGGCTGGTGAGGCCGCCCGGCTGGCCCAGTACTCAGGCCGAACCACACTGACGTCCCGGGAGGTCCAGACGGCCGTGCGTCTGCTGctgcctggggagctggccaagcacgctGTGTCCGAGGGCACCAAGGCCGTGACCAAGTACACCAGCTCCAAGTGA